Within the Miscanthus floridulus cultivar M001 chromosome 2, ASM1932011v1, whole genome shotgun sequence genome, the region atgggtctcttttcattcctttctcttctctccgttAATTAGTTATTATAGGTAAACTCATCTATATAGGAGTAAAAGGTAGTTAGTAGGAGTACTAGTATTCATGAACTTTTAATTATTGGGTGATCCAAACAATGCAACACAAAAAACAAAACTTTAGTTAACCACATATTAGGTGACTGGTTTTTTATTTTGAAGAAACaaccagcctgttcgtttggctgtggcttgtcgtaaacgatcataaatttccagccgaaacaatatttttctctcacacacatcagccagcagtacttcttcacgaaccagcaacgatacgaaccagccaaccaaacaggctgaACACTAGTCCTAAACAAATCAATCAAGCAGGCCCTTAGCTAGTGCCAcacagctagggatgaaaacggatcggatacggacgaatATTAcagatattacatttgttttcatatttctgtccgaattcgaatacggatagtgtcaactatgtcggataggatacgattggatatcgacatcataaatatgcgatttgagtattcgaatatggatacggtatcggatgttggatattcggactcggatacggacaaatctcaacccctctaaacggattcgatttcgaatacgatcggaaaatatccctaccgttttcatccctacacaCAACCACTGGCATGCTACTCCTATGTATATAGGGGGAGGGGGGTTACGTGCATGCTGAATTATTTAAGTGGTGACGATGCACAGCACCAGACACGTTGAACACACACACATCAGGGACCCTTTGCATTTCTTTCTTTATCCCTGGCCTGCCCCCGGACAGATATACCATGCAGCCTGTTGTCAGCATGTTCGACAAACCATAAGCAATTATATATAATCATGGATTATAaactaaaatattatttttctctcgtcTCAAACCAGCTAAACCAGCCAGCAACCGTATCTCAGTCGCAGTGTCAACGAAGACGGCGTATCAACTGACTTTCGCTATCGATGACGACGTACACAGCGATTCAGCGAACCAACTGATCGACTTTCGCCATCGATGACGACCACCACTGCCGTGTCGTGTCCATGACGACGCCGAATCGTATTGGTATACCGGGCTGACCGGCTGACGCCTGAGGCAACTGCCAAAAATCCCGATCGATAGTAATGAAGCGAAATGGACGAAACGGAaaacaaaatatataaaaaaaagaatgGTTCGCGAGACGTGGCCCGTGCGCTGGCCCCACAAGCAGAAGCACAAGAAGCGACCACGGCAGCTTTATAAAGGCGGCCggttgcctctctctctctcgagtgCTACCATTCGCGCAGTCTAATCGCCCAATGCCCATCGACTCCACCGCTGCGCTGCCTCGTCCGTCTCTCTGGTTCCAACTAGTCGGGACCCTCGCCTCCTCGACCGCACAACCCATGGAGACGGACTGCCTGGTGCACGTGTTCGCGCGCCTCGACCTCGAGGACCTGGCGGCGTCGGCCCCGCTCGTGTGCCGGGGctggcgccgcgccgccgccgacccGTCCCTGTGGCGCGCGCTCGACCTGCGCCGGGACCACCTCGCGCGCTTCATGCCCTGGGGCCCCCTCGCCGCCGCCTTCGCGCGCCGCTACGCCGTCCACCGGTTCTCCCTCGCGGGCTTCCTCAGGCTCTGCGTCTCGCGAGCGCGCGGGTCCGCCGAGGACGTCGAGCTCCCGCCGCTCCTCGCCGACCCGGCCGACGAGATCGTCCACATTTCGCTCCAGTAAGCGCCTCTGCTTCGGTGTCCATCACACGAACACGCGTCTTGTCACCTCACACACGGACGCACGTCTCACATGCTTCGATGTCCATCCCACGTGCAGCTGCCCCCGGCTGCGGCGCCTGGCCCTCCCGCAGCTGACGgcgggcgacgaggcgcgcctgCCGGATCTCATCCCGCGGTGGCCGCTGCTGGAGCACCTTGAGCTGGACACCAAGCCGTCCTCCTTCCCGGCGCTCGCCGCGCAGCTCGCGCTGCACTGCCCGGGCTTCGCCAGCCTCAAGACCTCGGGGGCCGTCAAGCCCGAGGACGCCGCGGCGCTGGCGCGGTCCCTGCCCGCGCTCCATTCCCTCTGCCTCGACCGCTCCTACCTGCCCAGGGAACAGCTGCTCGCAATCCTCGCCGGCTGCAGGGACCTGCGGGAGTTCTGCGCGCGGGGCTGCGTCGGCTTCGACGACAAGGACGAGGAGGTGCTCAGGCGCGGGGCCAGGATCAAGCGGTTCGACGTCGGTGGGTCCAAGCTGGTGGACGACCTGGAGGACGAGTTCGCCGCCGGTGGCGGCGGTTTCTGCGACTCGTCCGACGTTGACGTGATCGTGATGTGATCTCTGTCCTGGTGCTCGCCGTCGCGGCTGCAAAGTCACAGAGCCTGCACACAACACACATAACATAATTGATTAATTAATGCGCAGTTTGGCTTTGATTCTTGTTTAACACTGTTAATGACCACCACGAGTATTATTACTGTATTTGATGGGTTGCACAGGACTTTAAAGTGAGCCTGGTCTTTTGTTTTGGGACGCATTTTTGGTGTTCACACCTGGATGCATATATAGGGGCTCGCCTCATGtgacttttttctttttttttgataaTAAATTAATAATATAAGGGCTGATGTGATATTTTGGTGCGCGTCTTCCTCACCACTTGCATATTTGCATAAAAGGTGTACACTAAAATCTGCAATCGCAAACACCCTGATCTATCAACCCGTGCTAAAAGATACTTTCTCCGTTCCAATTTATAAgatattttaaattttttttttatttttactatgcacttagatatacaataTATATAGATACGTACTATAACaatatatttagaaaagccaaaataaaATATCTAATGATCTGGAATGGAGCGAGTAATATATACAATAATATAATGATCGCTCACATTTATCAAGAGAATTTAAAAGCTACAGGTTTAATCAAAAAAGGAAGAAAATTCTATATCGTTAGATTTTATGATGATCTAAGAAATAGATTAACCCAAAAAAAACACGCTTAATATAATTGTATGATTATAACAACCCATGTCATTGATTTTTTTATTATCTAATGGCATATTAGATATAATTAAAGAGTCCATGCCTAATATAATTATGAGATTAACTCAAAAAATAGGAAAGAAGAAAAGACCCACACCCGCTAGATTTTACGATGATCTAAGattaaataaagaaaaaaagaatctACATTGTTAGATGTTTTTGATAACTTAATGGCTTAGATTAACGAAACAATCCATCTCTAATACAATTAATAGACAGCAAATCCAAACTGATAAACGAATcaagaaaaaataataatttaaTTTCCATATGAGTTGGAAATAAAAAAAACCTAAAAGCAAATTCCATACAAAACAAAATCTATAAAGGCATAGTTTTAATAAAAAGTATGACAAGTTGAAAAAAGTACTTACATAAATAGTCCATATACATTATAATTAGTAAATGGCTAAATTcaaaagtatttttaaaaaaatagtaaTAACTAATTTTAGTATGTTGggaacatgtcaatcatcatttgataaagaacttggagcataaaggcatcataaacataatgggcatatataaaaacagtgagcatatagaAAAAGACAGTAAGGGCGGcgggtaatgatgccaagtttctcataagttcttgatcatcagctcatattctatataatgtatggacttagacaatttcatcatcggcaaaacaaaggagaggagaggagaggggtgatttggcaaaaaaaataataacagttgcttagcaaacatagagcagtagttgatggcaaaaatagccaaaaaacagAGGAGAGGGGAGCTTTTGACGAGCATCATCCTCACCTAATGAAAAGACATGTAGAATAGTTTCAGATACACAGAGAAACGCAACTTCATAAGCTTATTACCAAGAAGCTTGCAACATTCAAATGCAATCGAAGAATTGAGATAGCAGGCTCCGTTTGACAAGAATAAGATACCAAAGTGCAAGCCTGCTGCATTGCTTGGAACTAAGCAGGAATTGAAATTCATTCAAATTTCACAGGTTTATGTGAGCTGCTTGCCTTTACATTGCCTGCCGGTATACTACAACCTAATTATAGGCTCACTACTTTACCCCTGTGATTCTGGCCTCTAATTATAAAATTAACCTTGAGAAGCTTCCTCTCAGTGGTGCATTTGGGTCACAAGTAGCTTTTCCAGGCCATAAAAATGCATGGGCGCATGGCATACTCATTCAAGAGGCTTTGTTAATATATGCGGCATTCCTCCATGTAAACAAGACATATATGTTCCCCGCATATTTATTATAATACTTTCTAAGAATACCCCACCACTGTTGAGGTTACAAACTAAATTTTCTACTGCTGAGTTCTTAGCAGTGAGGATGTATTAGACTTGTTCCTTTTTGTTTCCAGTGTTATCAAGTCATCCAAATATTCACGATTAGCCATGATTAGTTGGGCTGATCGGTGCATTGGCGATCAGGTATGCACTACGATTAGTCACGATTAGTCCGCAAGCATGATTGACTATTATTATGTTTCATTCATTATTGCTGAATTCCCAATTTAGTTTATTGTATCTGTCTTAATCCTGAAAATTACTACTTTTCACTTTCATGCTTTTGTTGGTATCTCTTGCAAAGTTTATTCTACTTTTGtctttcttttattattttttaattttttgttgCTTCAGCAAGCTATATTGTAGTACTAATGTTTAGTTTTACCTTCTTTCATTGCTAGGCAAAGTAAGAAAGCCTATCTTCTTATCGACTTCTCTGACTATCTACAAATAAGTGTGTGAGTATTCCAACTCTTTGACCCTTCATCTAGTATAACTCAATGAAGGGGCTCACTTGGGTTTTTGTTTCAGTTATGTCCTAGGTGCTGTTTTTCTTCAGCTCTGCCAAGTTTTGCTACTTTCAGAGCATCCATTTATTCAGAAGCTTATAGATCCTAGCCTTTTCATCCATCGTTTTATAGAACGTAAGCTAATGACATATTCTGTTGCACTGTATGTTGAAACTAGACTGTTTTAATCTTGAAACTAGGATGTCAAGGTTCCAACCTGGGtctatttttataaatatttgtTGAAATAGTCATTTCCGAAAAAAATATTTATCTAGATAGTGGAATCCTATTGGTCCAAAAGTTAAATAAAATCAGTGCTTTAGGTTAAAATAAAATTGAACTGTTGGGTTACCTTGCTTAAGATGTTTTAAACTTTTGGACCGGTGACTGGTTTGCATTTCTTGTTTCCTACCTTCTTTATCATCAAACTTAACAGGCACCGGCTAAAGTACAGGTTAGAAGGTAACGCCCATGCCATCACAGGGTTACAACTAAAAATCAGGTTACAATTGCTGGTCAGAACACAATTTATATCAGAAGTAACGATCAACCACACCACCCACAAATTTCTGAAAATGGTAAAATTCAGACCATGGTTGTAGCTTAACGAATTTGTGTATTAAATGAAATACTGTGTGCCCTTAAAGTTTGGCTGCCTATCCAGACAGACAGGTGATGGAAGTGGAAAATGTCTCAACTTATCAATAGAAAGGCCAGAATTCAGCTTTGGTAAAAAAAATTGTCATAGATATTGCATGACAAGAGTAAACTGGAAGATCAATGCTTCATTGAATGCTAACAATATCACTTCAATCCCTATAAGTTCATTTTTCTCATTCCACTTTCCAATTGTTTGGATATCTCATTTCTTGCCTCCACCTGCTTGTTGTGGACTCAACTTGTCGGGTTcacaaacccggggtccctcggggaccggcttccgcgccagggctcggcccatgAAAACAGCATGTTGTTCATAGGCCGCCCCGAGGGTCTAAAAATATGACGGGCCAGAAGGTCAGTCCagtcgccgaccggaaggtctgccGAAAGAACGAACGCccgctcatcaacttcttcggcccacctccgaccagagcgctcgcCCCGGGCACCAGCCACCTCCGGgcagcctctccgatcagaaggcccggcccaaaacgctgcttcctactccgaccccgcgactccgACCGGGGACCCATAGGAAGCCTActtaccgctcttctccgactggcgcggctaggaccgactggggccatccaacCGGGGGcgcccgctcggaagggaccaggggcGAACGAAGAAGGCAGCGCacaaagtcaaaccatgatactgggaccataccctgcatgcctgCAGGAACAGTGCTcctcaaccgccctgacacaaacagtattgtaggcgtcgacatttgtgtctacagtattgtaggcgccattagGCTCCCATAAGGCAAAAAGCCCCCCGCATACCTCTGGGCATGGGCACCAGGATTCGCCATACCTGGTACCCGTGGTAGGGCTCCTCTCATACCAatggtattttgcaggtaccgacatcctcCCTTCCCgaagaagccaacgcaaccttccatgtgcacctgacattccACAGTGACGTCAACAGttttgtgggcgcctaccatcggcTGTCCtcatcggcatgggcaacaaggcttagtgaCATCcgtactctccccctctcacctataaggccatccccttcatctataaaagtggGTGTGCTCCCTCCAACGAAGGAGATCGATTTCCCAGAGGtccacttcttcaagttcagactcactggATCGATAGCTCACAAACCCCTCAAGCGCACGCTtgaacacctagctcatagcggagtttcggtcgccctcggcccttccggtcggacccgacTGGGCCTCTCatacaccccctcctttctccttctcgtttgtaaccccactatagacttcaagcacctaggctcaggaataaagtcaccgaccgacccacactggacttagggcacgttgcctaaaccagtctaaatcctgtgtcatcgagtgctaggccacctccgatcacaacgtgcagcaaaactacaaatat harbors:
- the LOC136538583 gene encoding F-box/LRR-repeat protein At3g48880-like — protein: MPIDSTAALPRPSLWFQLVGTLASSTAQPMETDCLVHVFARLDLEDLAASAPLVCRGWRRAAADPSLWRALDLRRDHLARFMPWGPLAAAFARRYAVHRFSLAGFLRLCVSRARGSAEDVELPPLLADPADEIVHISLHCPRLRRLALPQLTAGDEARLPDLIPRWPLLEHLELDTKPSSFPALAAQLALHCPGFASLKTSGAVKPEDAAALARSLPALHSLCLDRSYLPREQLLAILAGCRDLREFCARGCVGFDDKDEEVLRRGARIKRFDVGGSKLVDDLEDEFAAGGGGFCDSSDVDVIVM